A DNA window from Thermosynechococcaceae cyanobacterium Okahandja contains the following coding sequences:
- a CDS encoding transposase — protein MNQVLTISCKLKVSESQAAKLDATVDAFAKALNWVNQNTPQKIVNAVKLQSLCYREIRARFGLSSNLAQQVCRRVAGSRKVAKQKQRPVKAFKTGFVTYDARIFSFRERDWTVSLTTVDGRERFELAIGNYQRGMLKGSAPKSATLVKRQDGFYYIQICVASEPPTPQDSDRVLGVDLGRTDIAHTSEGQHWDGQDITKVRDHFANLRAALQHKASQGTRSSRRRCRQLLQRLSGREQRFQTWVNHNVSQRIVETAKSLSASIAIEDLTGIRERTNQQPRSKTERRRSNSWAFHQLRLFVEYKALGAGVKVYAVNPRYTSQMCHRCLHIHPDPNKSYRNGKRFECGHCGWQGDADFNGAKNIAALGALVNRPRGSGAMSCSLQDVVLRAAESPLRTA, from the coding sequence ATGAATCAAGTCCTGACTATCTCCTGCAAGCTAAAGGTATCCGAGTCGCAAGCCGCAAAACTGGATGCGACAGTGGATGCATTTGCAAAGGCGTTGAACTGGGTAAACCAGAATACGCCACAGAAGATAGTCAATGCGGTCAAGCTGCAATCCCTTTGCTATCGCGAGATTCGCGCTCGGTTTGGCTTGTCGAGTAATTTGGCTCAGCAAGTTTGCCGTCGAGTTGCTGGGTCTCGTAAGGTGGCTAAGCAAAAACAACGCCCAGTCAAAGCATTCAAAACTGGCTTTGTTACCTATGACGCTCGCATCTTCTCCTTTCGTGAGCGGGACTGGACGGTCTCGCTCACTACCGTGGATGGTCGTGAGCGGTTTGAACTGGCAATTGGTAACTACCAAAGAGGGATGCTAAAGGGATCTGCCCCTAAGTCTGCAACGCTGGTCAAGCGGCAAGACGGCTTCTACTACATCCAGATTTGCGTGGCGTCGGAACCGCCAACCCCGCAGGATAGCGATAGGGTTTTGGGTGTGGACTTAGGACGTACAGACATTGCACACACGTCGGAGGGACAACACTGGGATGGGCAAGACATAACCAAGGTTCGAGACCACTTTGCCAACTTGAGAGCCGCGCTCCAGCACAAAGCCAGTCAGGGCACACGCAGTTCGAGACGGAGATGCCGTCAACTGCTGCAACGGCTGTCTGGCCGCGAGCAGCGGTTCCAAACATGGGTCAACCACAATGTTTCTCAACGCATCGTTGAAACCGCTAAGTCTCTTTCTGCCAGCATTGCCATTGAAGATTTGACGGGCATTCGAGAGCGTACCAACCAGCAGCCTCGCAGCAAAACGGAACGCAGACGCAGTAATAGTTGGGCGTTCCACCAGTTGAGGTTGTTTGTGGAGTACAAAGCTTTGGGAGCTGGGGTGAAGGTTTATGCCGTTAACCCCAGATACACGTCTCAAATGTGTCATCGATGCCTGCACATTCATCCCGACCCCAACAAGTCCTATCGGAACGGTAAGCGATTTGAGTGCGGGCACTGTGGTTGGCAGGGTGATGCTGATTTTAACGGTGCGAAGAATATCGCTGCATTGGGGGCGCTTGTAAACCGCCCTAGAGGTTCGGGAGCAATGTCTTGTTCGTTGCAGGATGTTGTTCTCAGGGCTGCTGAAAGCCCGCTCCGTACCGCTTAG
- the miaA gene encoding tRNA (adenosine(37)-N6)-dimethylallyltransferase MiaA, translating into MGDAGLIVIAGATATGKSALGMALAERLGSVILSADSRQVYRGFDIGTAKPTAADQARVPHHLLDLCDPTETLTVGTYQQQAQALIAQYHAQGVTPLLVGGTGLYIRSITQGLRMPDVPPQPDLRAQLAQYGQAQCYQWLQQVDAAAAGRIHAHDQVRTLRALEVYYTTGVPLSQQQQQQPPDYPVWYFVLPGGDRQRIEARTHQMLADGWLEEIQRLQTQYGDHLPLLDTLGYQEMRQYLRGEIPLATAIELTIRHTQQFAKRQRTWFRREPNTLWLKSTMLEAQIAEVLSYLP; encoded by the coding sequence GTGGGGGATGCAGGGTTAATTGTTATTGCCGGTGCAACGGCAACGGGAAAATCTGCCCTAGGGATGGCCCTAGCGGAGCGACTGGGGAGCGTGATTTTAAGCGCCGATTCGCGGCAAGTGTATCGCGGTTTTGACATTGGTACTGCCAAGCCAACCGCAGCGGATCAAGCGCGGGTGCCCCATCATTTGCTGGATTTGTGTGACCCCACCGAGACGTTGACCGTGGGCACCTATCAGCAGCAGGCACAAGCCTTGATTGCCCAGTACCATGCCCAAGGGGTTACACCGCTGTTGGTGGGGGGAACGGGTTTGTATATTCGCAGTATTACTCAGGGGTTACGGATGCCGGATGTACCCCCACAGCCCGACTTGCGTGCCCAACTCGCCCAGTACGGTCAAGCCCAGTGTTATCAGTGGTTGCAACAGGTGGATGCCGCCGCAGCAGGGCGGATTCATGCCCACGATCAGGTACGGACGTTGCGGGCGTTGGAGGTCTATTACACGACGGGTGTGCCCCTCTCGCAGCAGCAACAGCAACAACCGCCAGATTATCCGGTGTGGTACTTTGTCTTACCGGGGGGCGATCGCCAGCGGATTGAAGCCCGAACCCACCAGATGCTCGCCGATGGTTGGCTAGAGGAAATTCAGCGGCTACAGACCCAGTACGGAGATCACCTGCCCCTTTTAGACACCCTTGGCTACCAAGAAATGCGCCAGTATCTGCGGGGAGAGATCCCGCTGGCCACCGCCATTGAGTTGACGATACGGCACACCCAACAGTTTGCCAAGCGTCAGCGCACTTGGTTTCGCCGCGAACCCAATACCCTTTGGCTCAAGAGTACCATGCTTGAAGCCCAAATCGCCGAGGTGCTCAGTTACCTTCCCTAG
- a CDS encoding B12-binding domain-containing radical SAM protein yields MNLSRNTDEIKVVPEMTSGRIPYTPRNHRRILCIFPRYSRSFGTFHHAYPLMGTVRAFMPPQGILLVAAYLPDSWEVRLIDENVSPAKESDYAWADIVITSGMHIQRSQINRINDIAHRHGKLTALGGPSVSGCPEYYPEFDILHLGELGDATDKMIAYFDEYGSQRPPQQLIFETTARLPLSEFPVPAYQHVRMANYFLGSVQFSSGCPFRCEFCDIPELYGRNPRLKTPQQILKELDTMLASGNPGAVYFVDDNFIGNRRAVSELLPHLIDWQKANGYPLQFACEATLNIAQSPKLLEMMREAYFCTVFCGIETPEPEALHAIHKDQNLSMPILQAVQTLNSYGMEVVSGIIIGFDTDTPETGDRILEFIRASHIPTLTINLLHALPRTPLWRRLEAEGRLNHDENRESNVEFLMPYEEVVEMWRRTITTAYAPEFLYERFAYQMEHTYPNRIAVPNSPARLSRENILRGLRIMKNILWQVGLRGSYRDTFWKLAWPALKKGQIEQVIHVGVVGHHLINFAQECARGDEAASFYSQRLRSTSTATQPPETVSLSVKVR; encoded by the coding sequence ATGAACCTAAGTCGGAACACCGATGAGATTAAAGTGGTACCGGAGATGACCAGCGGTCGCATCCCCTATACTCCTCGTAACCATCGCCGCATTCTCTGTATTTTTCCCCGCTACAGCCGCTCCTTTGGCACCTTTCACCACGCTTACCCCCTCATGGGCACCGTGCGCGCCTTTATGCCGCCGCAAGGGATTCTTCTCGTTGCCGCCTACTTGCCAGACTCCTGGGAGGTGCGCCTAATTGATGAGAATGTTAGTCCAGCGAAAGAGAGTGATTACGCTTGGGCCGATATTGTCATTACCAGTGGGATGCACATTCAACGCTCGCAAATTAACCGCATTAACGACATTGCCCACCGCCACGGTAAACTAACGGCCTTAGGCGGGCCATCAGTCTCCGGCTGTCCTGAGTACTATCCTGAATTTGATATTTTGCACCTCGGGGAACTGGGGGATGCCACCGACAAAATGATTGCCTACTTTGATGAGTACGGCAGCCAACGCCCTCCCCAGCAACTCATTTTTGAAACCACGGCACGCCTACCCCTGAGCGAGTTTCCGGTGCCGGCCTATCAGCACGTGCGTATGGCCAACTATTTCCTTGGCAGTGTGCAGTTTTCCAGTGGTTGTCCCTTTCGCTGTGAATTTTGTGATATTCCCGAACTCTATGGTCGTAACCCCCGCCTGAAAACGCCGCAACAAATTCTTAAGGAATTAGATACGATGCTGGCCTCAGGCAATCCGGGCGCTGTTTATTTTGTGGATGATAACTTCATTGGCAATCGCCGCGCCGTTAGCGAGTTACTGCCCCACCTCATTGACTGGCAAAAAGCCAATGGCTATCCCCTGCAATTTGCCTGTGAGGCCACCCTCAACATTGCCCAAAGCCCTAAACTCCTAGAGATGATGCGGGAGGCTTACTTCTGCACCGTCTTTTGCGGCATTGAAACGCCAGAACCGGAGGCACTGCACGCCATTCATAAGGATCAAAACCTGAGTATGCCAATTTTGCAGGCGGTGCAAACCCTCAACAGCTACGGCATGGAAGTGGTCTCGGGTATCATTATTGGTTTTGATACCGATACCCCGGAAACGGGCGATCGCATTCTTGAGTTTATTCGTGCCTCCCATATTCCGACCCTGACCATTAACCTGCTCCATGCCCTGCCGCGTACCCCCCTATGGCGCCGCCTCGAAGCCGAAGGCCGCCTCAACCATGACGAGAACCGCGAATCTAACGTTGAATTCCTCATGCCCTACGAAGAGGTGGTAGAGATGTGGCGGCGCACCATTACCACAGCCTACGCCCCGGAATTTCTCTACGAACGGTTTGCCTACCAGATGGAGCACACCTATCCCAATCGCATTGCTGTTCCCAATAGCCCAGCCCGTCTGAGTCGCGAAAATATTTTGCGGGGCCTGCGGATCATGAAAAATATCCTCTGGCAGGTGGGCCTGCGGGGCAGTTATCGGGATACATTCTGGAAATTGGCGTGGCCTGCCCTCAAAAAAGGGCAAATTGAACAAGTGATCCACGTTGGTGTTGTTGGCCATCACCTGATTAACTTTGCCCAAGAATGTGCCCGGGGTGATGAGGCGGCTTCGTTTTATTCGCAGCGGCTGCGATCCACCTCAACGGCAACCCAACCCCCTGAAACCGTCAGCTTGTCCGTCAAGGTTCGCTAA
- a CDS encoding DnaJ domain-containing protein: MPVGAPLQDIKTSYRRLARQYHPDMHASNNTADQERFIAIHHAYRYLVQYWEEGGTGATAAVETSSGTAVKVAVKSSNVEPAPPLTPEQQQLKAKFQRQWRGFVAEGRFPRAIALLESLARQLPQDQEVQTWQAETYCLWASTLIDQRAYEQARTYLKKALRLDPHNRRIWQSVNHQFSRIDQRLS, encoded by the coding sequence CTGCCCGTTGGTGCACCTTTACAAGATATTAAGACATCCTATCGCCGCTTGGCGCGTCAATATCATCCAGATATGCACGCCAGTAACAATACCGCTGATCAGGAGCGATTTATTGCCATTCATCACGCTTATCGCTACCTAGTGCAGTACTGGGAGGAGGGTGGTACTGGTGCGACAGCAGCGGTTGAGACAAGCTCAGGAACGGCAGTTAAAGTTGCTGTCAAATCCTCCAATGTTGAGCCTGCTCCCCCTTTAACCCCTGAGCAACAACAACTAAAAGCCAAATTTCAACGGCAATGGCGAGGATTTGTTGCTGAAGGACGCTTTCCTCGCGCCATTGCGCTACTGGAGAGCTTGGCAAGGCAGTTACCCCAAGATCAGGAGGTGCAAACATGGCAGGCGGAAACTTACTGTCTATGGGCTAGCACATTAATTGATCAGCGAGCATATGAGCAAGCACGCACCTATCTCAAGAAGGCTCTGCGCCTAGACCCTCATAACCGTCGTATCTGGCAAAGCGTTAATCATCAATTCTCGCGGATTGATCAACGCCTGAGCTAG
- a CDS encoding metalloregulator ArsR/SmtB family transcription factor has product MIDSPSSELLIHVADYFKVLSEPSRLQVLCSLKDGRRNVSEIIQDTGLGQANVSKHLKTLAQAGLVRRYPQGVAVYYEIADPTIFPLCDLVCRRLKQRLEEQSQVVSQLVGNF; this is encoded by the coding sequence ATGATTGATTCTCCCTCGTCTGAGTTACTCATTCATGTGGCGGACTACTTCAAGGTGCTCTCAGAGCCGAGTCGTCTGCAAGTGTTGTGCTCATTGAAGGACGGGCGGCGCAATGTTTCTGAAATCATCCAAGACACGGGCCTTGGCCAAGCGAATGTGTCTAAGCACCTGAAGACCCTAGCTCAGGCAGGCTTAGTGCGACGCTATCCCCAAGGGGTTGCCGTCTATTACGAAATTGCCGACCCCACCATTTTCCCGCTGTGTGATCTGGTGTGCCGACGCTTAAAGCAACGACTCGAAGAGCAATCGCAGGTTGTTAGCCAGTTAGTTGGTAATTTTTGA
- the cpdA gene encoding 3',5'-cyclic-AMP phosphodiesterase — protein sequence MSQSVYLIQLSDLHLFASATGRLLGLATAESLAAILEAIQSPPPEVLLLTGDLAQEPCPQTYTNLARALQHLPCPVYWIPGNHDDPAAMTPALLQPPLRSDRHLFVGAWQGLLLSSQVTGQVHGELSEATLAWLDEQLGTSDRPAFIALHHPPFVTGAPWLDSSRLQNPEALFAVLDRHPHVKLVLFGHIHQPFRAERHGVTYLGCPSTCIQFLPQAPEFTLEPIGPGFRQLWLEADGTFRTQIQRVDIPLTLDLAAAGY from the coding sequence ATGTCTCAATCTGTGTATTTGATTCAATTATCAGACCTGCACCTCTTTGCCAGTGCCACTGGCAGACTCCTTGGGCTGGCCACCGCCGAGTCCTTGGCTGCCATTTTAGAAGCCATTCAGTCGCCGCCCCCCGAAGTGCTGCTGTTAACCGGAGACTTGGCCCAAGAACCCTGTCCCCAAACCTACACGAACCTTGCCCGTGCCCTCCAGCATCTCCCCTGCCCGGTCTATTGGATTCCGGGGAACCACGACGACCCCGCCGCCATGACTCCGGCGCTGTTGCAACCTCCCCTGCGGAGCGATCGCCACCTGTTTGTGGGGGCGTGGCAAGGTCTGCTGCTAAGTTCCCAAGTGACGGGTCAGGTGCACGGTGAATTAAGTGAGGCAACCCTCGCGTGGCTCGATGAGCAGTTGGGCACCAGCGATCGCCCCGCCTTTATTGCCCTACACCACCCGCCCTTTGTGACAGGGGCACCTTGGCTCGACAGTAGCCGCCTGCAAAACCCAGAGGCACTCTTTGCCGTCCTCGATCGCCATCCCCACGTCAAATTAGTGCTCTTTGGTCACATTCATCAGCCGTTTCGCGCCGAGCGCCACGGTGTCACCTACTTGGGCTGCCCCTCCACCTGCATTCAGTTTTTACCCCAGGCTCCTGAATTTACCCTTGAACCCATTGGCCCCGGCTTTCGTCAACTCTGGCTGGAGGCCGACGGCACCTTCAGAACCCAAATCCAGCGCGTTGATATACCGCTCACCCTCGACTTGGCTGCCGCAGGCTACTGA
- a CDS encoding glycosyltransferase family 4 protein — protein sequence MELTLLNMVLALQPRGYAIHILAPSGSSLPAAVSIEQMAGELQVPAQHQTRDQPIVMPGNSVLANLWQRVRQVQQDYDLILNFAYDWLPFYLTPFLSRPVAHLVSMASISEVMDQAIATVLDQYPGSIGVYTRTQAATFPFGDRCVCLGSGLDLSLYEFCDTPDAAVCWLGRIAPEKGLEDAVAAVNVTRTPLKIMGQMQDVAYWQQIQAEYPDAPVEYLGFLPTPEMQDHLRRCRALLLTSRWVEAFGNVVIESLACGVPVIAYDRGGPSEIVRHGQTGFLVTPDSVPDLIAALGQIEQISRWACRQQAEQEYSLEVYGDRVERWLTAVYRNYSS from the coding sequence GTGGAACTCACCCTCTTGAATATGGTACTGGCCTTGCAACCCCGAGGGTACGCGATTCACATCCTTGCCCCCAGCGGCTCCAGCTTGCCAGCAGCGGTGTCCATCGAGCAGATGGCGGGTGAACTCCAGGTACCGGCGCAGCACCAAACCCGCGATCAGCCCATTGTCATGCCCGGTAATAGTGTCCTTGCCAACCTGTGGCAGCGGGTGCGTCAGGTGCAGCAGGATTATGACCTCATCCTGAATTTTGCCTACGATTGGCTGCCCTTTTATCTCACCCCCTTCTTGTCTCGACCGGTGGCGCACCTTGTCAGCATGGCTTCGATTTCCGAGGTGATGGATCAGGCGATCGCTACCGTTTTGGATCAATACCCCGGCAGCATTGGTGTTTATACCCGGACACAGGCAGCCACGTTTCCCTTTGGCGATCGCTGCGTGTGTTTAGGCAGCGGCCTAGACTTAAGCCTTTACGAATTTTGTGACACCCCGGACGCGGCAGTATGCTGGCTCGGGCGCATTGCCCCTGAAAAGGGTCTTGAAGATGCGGTTGCAGCCGTCAACGTCACCCGTACCCCCCTAAAAATTATGGGGCAGATGCAGGATGTGGCCTATTGGCAGCAAATCCAAGCCGAGTATCCCGATGCGCCCGTTGAATACCTTGGATTTTTGCCCACTCCAGAAATGCAAGACCATCTGCGGCGCTGCCGTGCCCTGCTGCTCACCTCCCGCTGGGTAGAAGCCTTTGGCAATGTAGTGATTGAAAGTTTGGCCTGTGGCGTGCCGGTCATTGCCTACGATCGCGGCGGCCCCAGTGAAATTGTCCGTCATGGGCAAACGGGCTTTTTAGTTACACCCGATTCGGTCCCCGATCTCATTGCCGCCCTTGGGCAAATTGAGCAGATTAGCCGTTGGGCCTGCCGTCAGCAGGCAGAGCAGGAGTATAGCCTTGAGGTTTATGGGGATAGGGTTGAACGCTGGTTAACGGCGGTATACCGGAACTACAGCTCCTGA
- a CDS encoding F0F1 ATP synthase subunit gamma, protein MPNLKAIRDRIKTIKDTRKITEAMRLVAAAKVRRAQEQVMASRPFADRLAQVLYGLQTRLRFEDANLPLLAKRPVKTVALLVVTGDRGLCGGYNTNVIRRAKERTAELDAEGIKYTLVIVGRKAAQYFQRREYPIDAVYSGLEQIPSASEAGQIANELLALFLSETVDRVELIYTKFVSLISSKPVVQTLLPLDPQGLEAADDEIFRLTTRASHLEVNREKVTSNLPALPPDMIFEQDPVQILDALLPLYLSNQLLRALQEAAASELAARMTAMNNASENAQALIGTLTLSYNKARQAAITQEILEVVAGAEALR, encoded by the coding sequence GTGCCCAATCTCAAAGCTATTCGCGATCGCATCAAAACCATCAAAGATACCCGCAAAATTACCGAAGCCATGCGCCTTGTGGCCGCAGCAAAAGTGCGTCGCGCCCAAGAGCAGGTGATGGCTAGTCGTCCCTTTGCCGATCGCCTTGCCCAAGTGCTCTACGGCCTGCAAACGCGGCTGCGCTTTGAAGATGCCAACTTGCCCCTCTTGGCCAAACGTCCCGTCAAGACCGTAGCCCTCCTTGTGGTCACGGGCGATCGCGGCCTGTGTGGCGGCTACAACACCAATGTCATCCGCCGTGCCAAAGAACGAACCGCAGAACTCGATGCCGAAGGGATTAAATACACGTTGGTGATTGTGGGTCGCAAAGCAGCGCAGTACTTCCAGCGGCGGGAGTACCCCATTGATGCGGTATATTCTGGGCTAGAGCAAATTCCCTCCGCCAGCGAAGCGGGTCAAATTGCCAACGAGTTGCTCGCCCTCTTTTTGTCAGAAACCGTAGATCGGGTGGAGTTAATTTACACCAAATTTGTCTCGCTCATTAGCTCGAAGCCGGTCGTGCAAACCCTGCTGCCCCTTGATCCCCAAGGGTTAGAAGCCGCCGATGATGAAATTTTTCGCCTAACGACGCGGGCATCGCACCTAGAAGTGAATCGCGAGAAAGTGACCTCGAATTTGCCAGCACTGCCCCCGGATATGATTTTTGAGCAGGATCCGGTGCAAATCCTTGATGCCCTGCTGCCCCTGTACTTGAGCAACCAACTGCTGCGGGCACTGCAAGAAGCGGCAGCCTCAGAACTAGCGGCACGGATGACCGCCATGAATAACGCCAGCGAAAACGCCCAAGCCCTGATTGGTACGCTGACCCTCTCCTACAACAAGGCGCGCCAAGCGGCCATTACCCAAGAAATTCTGGAAGTGGTGGCGGGTGCCGAAGCACTGCGGTAG
- a CDS encoding SpoIID/LytB domain-containing protein, translated as MARVLLQARRRSPLVLSFAVATLFSSGLTLWFIRTLLPSTAAIPEPVPVPPRPLPRPLLDGRDPLLVPSSKAPRTAPTAATQAKAILPPTPPVALQPVPPSQGPAPQVRVAIARDQAHLTVGAAVTTAVTNDQQQVMTQLAPFQGVTVTARDGVLIWNGQPLAASLWIRPSNQLTFVGRQWYRGVVRLIAQGNTVTAVNQVDLEQYLVSVVGSEVYPDWPMETLKAQAIAARSYALAQMVQPASHFFDLGNDERWQVYRGIETEWNTGQAAVEATRGIVLTKSGRVMVSMYAATDDIVRDVFGGRGMSQTGAYELGKRGYNHLQILGTYYPGAGLSQIQSQ; from the coding sequence ATGGCTCGAGTTCTGCTTCAGGCAAGGCGGCGATCGCCCCTAGTGCTTTCGTTTGCTGTGGCAACGCTCTTCAGTAGTGGCTTGACCCTATGGTTCATCCGCACCTTATTGCCCTCCACCGCTGCCATACCAGAACCTGTTCCTGTGCCGCCACGTCCCTTACCCCGGCCTCTGCTTGATGGGCGGGATCCCCTCTTGGTACCCTCCAGCAAAGCACCCAGGACTGCCCCCACAGCGGCTACCCAAGCAAAGGCCATTTTACCGCCAACGCCACCCGTTGCTCTTCAGCCGGTGCCCCCCAGCCAAGGCCCTGCCCCACAGGTGCGGGTCGCGATCGCCCGCGATCAAGCCCACCTCACCGTCGGCGCTGCCGTTACCACTGCGGTCACCAACGATCAGCAGCAGGTGATGACCCAACTAGCTCCCTTCCAAGGGGTTACCGTTACGGCTCGTGACGGGGTTTTAATCTGGAATGGTCAGCCCCTTGCGGCCTCCCTCTGGATTCGCCCCAGCAATCAACTCACGTTTGTTGGTCGTCAATGGTATCGCGGCGTTGTTCGCCTGATTGCCCAAGGCAACACCGTCACGGCAGTGAATCAGGTGGATCTCGAGCAATACCTTGTCAGTGTTGTCGGATCAGAAGTGTATCCTGACTGGCCCATGGAAACCCTCAAGGCGCAGGCGATCGCCGCCCGCTCCTACGCCCTAGCGCAAATGGTTCAGCCCGCCAGCCACTTTTTTGACCTCGGGAATGATGAACGCTGGCAAGTGTATCGGGGCATTGAAACCGAGTGGAATACTGGCCAAGCGGCAGTGGAAGCCACCCGCGGCATTGTGCTCACCAAAAGCGGGCGGGTGATGGTTTCGATGTATGCGGCCACCGATGACATTGTCCGCGATGTGTTTGGCGGGCGGGGCATGAGCCAAACCGGAGCCTACGAACTGGGCAAACGGGGATATAATCATTTACAAATTTTGGGCACCTACTATCCGGGTGCCGGCTTATCCCAAATTCAGAGCCAGTAA
- a CDS encoding type 1 glutamine amidotransferase: MPPRILLLQARGDALTQQEEFEEFVTFSGLDRDQFTVLNGFECADFTPSCIQGFDALFIGGSSDATVLKPQVYPFVPPAMALILACIDQEIPVLASCFGFQLAVQALGGEVIVDRDRMEMGTYAMYLTVAGEQDPLFAGYPNPFLAISGHQERALTLPPEAILLAYSERCPYHAFRLAGKPFYGFQFHPEVNDQDLIARITRYCDRYHIDGHALEALKQSAQPTPHANRLIRRFVEIVLGYSGSSAALPREGN; this comes from the coding sequence ATGCCACCACGGATTCTACTCCTGCAAGCTCGTGGGGATGCCCTAACCCAACAGGAAGAATTCGAGGAATTTGTAACGTTTAGTGGCCTCGATCGGGATCAATTTACGGTGTTAAACGGCTTTGAGTGTGCTGATTTTACCCCCAGTTGTATTCAGGGGTTTGATGCGTTGTTTATTGGTGGCTCCAGTGATGCAACGGTGCTAAAGCCGCAGGTTTACCCCTTTGTGCCACCGGCCATGGCCTTGATTTTGGCCTGTATTGACCAAGAGATTCCGGTGCTGGCCTCCTGTTTTGGCTTTCAGTTAGCGGTACAAGCCTTGGGTGGTGAAGTCATTGTGGATCGCGATCGCATGGAAATGGGCACCTATGCCATGTACCTGACCGTCGCGGGTGAGCAGGATCCCTTGTTTGCGGGCTACCCTAACCCCTTCCTCGCGATTTCTGGCCATCAGGAGCGAGCCTTAACGCTACCACCGGAGGCTATTTTGCTAGCCTATAGTGAGCGTTGCCCCTACCACGCTTTTCGCCTTGCCGGAAAACCCTTCTATGGCTTTCAGTTTCACCCGGAAGTGAATGACCAAGACTTAATTGCCCGCATTACCCGCTACTGCGATCGCTACCATATCGATGGCCACGCCCTAGAGGCTCTCAAGCAAAGCGCCCAACCCACCCCCCACGCCAACCGCCTAATCCGCCGCTTTGTGGAAATTGTGCTCGGGTATTCCGGGTCATCGGCAGCCCTGCCTAGGGAAGGTAACTGA